A window of Cellulosimicrobium protaetiae genomic DNA:
CGTGCTGGAGGAGCGCGACTACATCGCGCACCCCAAGGGCAACGGGTACAAGAGCCTGCACCTCATCGTGAAGGTGCCGGTCTTCCTCTCGGACCGGGTCGAGGACGTCGTCGTGGAGATCCAGCTCCGCACCATCGCGATGGACTTCTGGGCGAGCCTCGAGCACAAGATCTACTACAAGTACCAGCGGGAGGTGCCCCAGCACCTCACCGACGCCCTCAAGCTCGCGGCCGACGTCGCGGCGACGCTCGACACGACCATGGAGCGCATCCACGACGAGGTCCGCGAGCTGGACGGCGCGGCCGAGCCCGTCGAGACGACGGACGCGCTCGTGTCCCCGCGCGAGATGGTCGAGAGCTTCATGCGCACGGTGCAGGTCGCCGACGAGGCGTTCCACGATCGCCGCCGCGACGGCTGACGCCGCTCACCCCACCGGGGGCGAGCGGCGACGGCCGGCGGCGGGGCGGGCTCAGGTCCAGCGGAACCAGCGCGCGGCGCCGACGGTGCCGACGACGACGGCGCCGCCGAGCGCGACGAGGTGCGCCGTGTCCAGGGGCCGTCCCGCCCACGCGTCGCCCAGGGACTGGACGGCCGCGCCGAACGGCAGCAGCTCCCCGGCCCGGGCGACGGGCTCCGGGAGGTTGGACGGGTCGCCGAACATGCCGCCCGTCGCGCCGAACGCGAAGAACGCGACGAGACCGAGCGCGAGCGCGGCGTTGGGGGTCGGCGCGACGGCGGCCACCAGCATCCCGACCGCGTACGTCGCGGCCGACGCCAGGGCCAGCACGCCGAGCGCGACCCCCGGGGACGCGGGAAGCCGCGCGTCGAACGCCGCCGTCGCGACGACGAGCGCGAGCGTGACGCCCCCGGCGGTCTGGGCGACGCTCACCACGACCTGCGCGACGAGCACCATGGCGGGCGACGCGGGCGTGACGGACAGGCGCTTGAGCACCCCGGACCGCCGGTAGTAGGCGAGGAAGCTCGGCATGTTGATGACGCCGATGATCCCGACGACGATCGCGAGCACGACCGGCACGACGAACACGTCGAACGCGGTGCGGCCCCCCGACCCCGGGACCACGACCTCGGTCGCCTCGCTGACCCCGTACATGACGAGGATCAGCACGGGCATGCCGAACGGCATGACGAGACCGGCGGTGTCGCGCACGACCATCCGGGCCTCGGCGCCGACGAGGGCGACCCACGCGCCCGGTCCGGGCCGGTGCGGGGTGCGCCGCCCGGACGGCGTCGTGACGGCGGGCGCGGTGGTGGTCATGCGGCCTCCTCGGTCGGGACGGTCGTCGCGCGGGGATCGCCCGTCGGGACCTCGGTGAGCGGGCGTCCGGTCAGCGCGAGGAACGCGTCGTCGAGCGTCGCGCGCTCGAGCCGGGTCTCGGTCGCGACGACGCCTGCCCGCACGAGCGCGGTGCTCACCTCCTGGAGCAGGTCGCCGCGCCCGGTCACCACGACCTGCTCCCCGCGGACCGCCACCTCGTCCACGCCGGGGACCCGGTCCAGGAGGGCGGGCGGGAGCGGTTCCGCGACGCGGAAGCGCACGCGCTGGTCCAGCCCGGCACCCGCGACGAGGCCCGCCGGGGTGTCGTGCGCGACGACACGACCGCTCTCGATGAGAGTCACGCGGTCGCACAGCCGCTCGACCTCCTCCATGAGGTGCGAGACGAGGAGCACGGTCGCGCCGCCGTCGCGCAGACTCTCGACCACCCGCCAGACCTGGCGGCGGGCCTGCGGGTCGAGGCCGGTCGTGAGCTCGTCGAGGATCACGACGCGCGGGTCCCCGACGAGCGCGAGGACGATCGCGACCCGCTGCTGCTGACCTCCCGAGAGCCGCTCGTAGCGCACGTCGCGCTGCTCCTCGAGCCCCAGCGTCGCGACCAGCTCGTCGGGGTCGCGGCCCGTGCCGTAGAACGTGCGGTAGAGGTGCGCGAGCTCGCGCACCGTCAGCGCGCCGTGCAGGAAGCCTGACTGGAGCTGCACCCCCAGCACCTGGCGCACCGCGGCACGGTCGGTGAACGGGTCGAGGCCGAGCACCTGCACGGTCCCCTCGTCGGGGCGGCGCACGCCCGCGACCATCTCGACCGTGGTCGTCTTGCCCGCCCCGTTCGGGCCGAGGATCCCCAGGACCTCGCCCTCGACGGCGACGAGGCTGACGTCGTCCACCGCCGTCGTCGTGCCGCCCCTGCGCCGGTAGCGCTTGGTGAGGTGCCGTGCGTCGACGGCGTCCATGTCGTCCTCCCTCGTCGTCGGTGCGTCCGTGCGACCGGTCGGGTCGGTCCCGCCCGGTCGCTCCGTCGACGCTAGGGACCACGGTGACCGTCGCGCGCGTGCCGGTCGTCACCGACGGTGCCCATGACTTCCGGCACGTCGCGCCCGGCCGGATGGTCCGTAGGGTGGAGGGATGCGACGGACCGACCCGGAGGTGTGGGCGGGCATCGCGATGCTCGTCGTGGTCCTCGGCATCGGGGCGCTCGTCCTGATCGCCGCGGCCGGCTCCGTGACGGTGCCGCTCGGCGCGTGGCTCGGGGTGTTCGCCGCGTTCGTCCTGGTCACCGTGGGGATCGCCCTCGGGCCGGGGTTCGCGACACCCCGGGCGTACACCTTGCTCGGGGCGCAGGTCGTCCTCGTCGCGACGCTCGTGCTCACGGCCCCCGGCGCGGGCTGGCTCCCGATCCTGCTCGTCGTCGTCTCGGCGCTGAGCGTCTACGTCGCCCCCGTCCGCGTCGTGGCGGTCGTCGTCGCCGTGAACACCGTCGTCGCCGGGGCCGCCGTCGGCCTGCGCGGCTCCGTCACCGACGCCCTGCTCACGGCGACGATCTACCTGCTGCTCCAGGTCGCGAGCGTCGGCTCGACCCTCGCCCTCCAGCGCGAGCGGCGCATGCGCGAACAGCTCGCCGTTGCGCACGTCGAGCTGCGTGCCGCCGCCGTGCTGCGCGACGAGTCGACACGTTCCGACGAGCGCCTGCGGATCGCGCGCGAGCTGCACGACGTGCTCGGCCACCAGCTCACCGTGCTCGCGCTCGAGCTCGAGACGGCGAGCCACCACGACGGCGACCAGGCGCGAGAGCACGTGGTGCGGGCGAA
This region includes:
- a CDS encoding GTP pyrophosphokinase encodes the protein MMTYKFGIDEVMTKITVLRDEFRHIHDYNPIEHLGSRLKSIDSIFAKAQRKGIPITPEGVRENMFDVAGVRVTCSFVSDIYRVRDMLVGQRDLTVLEERDYIAHPKGNGYKSLHLIVKVPVFLSDRVEDVVVEIQLRTIAMDFWASLEHKIYYKYQREVPQHLTDALKLAADVAATLDTTMERIHDEVRELDGAAEPVETTDALVSPREMVESFMRTVQVADEAFHDRRRDG
- a CDS encoding ABC transporter ATP-binding protein; the encoded protein is MDAVDARHLTKRYRRRGGTTTAVDDVSLVAVEGEVLGILGPNGAGKTTTVEMVAGVRRPDEGTVQVLGLDPFTDRAAVRQVLGVQLQSGFLHGALTVRELAHLYRTFYGTGRDPDELVATLGLEEQRDVRYERLSGGQQQRVAIVLALVGDPRVVILDELTTGLDPQARRQVWRVVESLRDGGATVLLVSHLMEEVERLCDRVTLIESGRVVAHDTPAGLVAGAGLDQRVRFRVAEPLPPALLDRVPGVDEVAVRGEQVVVTGRGDLLQEVSTALVRAGVVATETRLERATLDDAFLALTGRPLTEVPTGDPRATTVPTEEAA
- a CDS encoding sensor histidine kinase → MRRTDPEVWAGIAMLVVVLGIGALVLIAAAGSVTVPLGAWLGVFAAFVLVTVGIALGPGFATPRAYTLLGAQVVLVATLVLTAPGAGWLPILLVVVSALSVYVAPVRVVAVVVAVNTVVAGAAVGLRGSVTDALLTATIYLLLQVASVGSTLALQRERRMREQLAVAHVELRAAAVLRDESTRSDERLRIARELHDVLGHQLTVLALELETASHHDGDQAREHVVRAKGVARELLGDVRATVGELRRQAPSLQESLGSLVERVTVPRVRVVVDDGVTVDEEQTVVLVRVVQEALTNAIRHAEATVLDVAVTAEEGRVLLVAQDDGWGAARVEPGNGLRGIEERVRAAGGTVRLDGRSGFRVEVELALEHRAVLGADRAGGARVLPRGPGPVGTTTADA
- a CDS encoding ABC transporter permease translates to MTTTAPAVTTPSGRRTPHRPGPGAWVALVGAEARMVVRDTAGLVMPFGMPVLILVMYGVSEATEVVVPGSGGRTAFDVFVVPVVLAIVVGIIGVINMPSFLAYYRRSGVLKRLSVTPASPAMVLVAQVVVSVAQTAGGVTLALVVATAAFDARLPASPGVALGVLALASAATYAVGMLVAAVAPTPNAALALGLVAFFAFGATGGMFGDPSNLPEPVARAGELLPFGAAVQSLGDAWAGRPLDTAHLVALGGAVVVGTVGAARWFRWT